A stretch of the bacterium genome encodes the following:
- a CDS encoding glycosyltransferase family 39 protein: protein MQRVTILLALMVIGAGFRLFVLELRPDGALLRAPDEPEYLEIAQNIWLGEGFVLNKQPTAYRDMLVPYMVAATMSVGGGDFKLFYYVQLVLSLATGLLLYLVARKRFSENIAYLVCAVWMLYPAAAVFSSLLLTETVFTFFWVLAIWLHDRMDERGYTITDAIMLGAVLGLLCLTRAAGAILLATVFIYVFLIRHETPFALRARAVSIVLLAAIVVMLPWMIRNQVVADRFALNTNGGINLLIGNNPYATGAYIFDERVQRLIPDEARSEAQRDVAATSAATDYARGHVRATLQNWPTKFAYLWSTDMAMLAHFAPVRGATLAETLHKQPLGALVLMSIPFAILVLLGLSGFYLVKKFPARGFFILQLWLTALAAFVSYGLPRYHFPVMPAVILGMAAYVEHQPWNSAPQWRRLSLLLAIGIFMGIWMFESVKIIGWM, encoded by the coding sequence ATGCAGCGGGTCACAATTCTGCTTGCGCTGATGGTTATCGGCGCCGGATTCAGATTGTTTGTGCTTGAGTTGCGTCCCGACGGAGCTTTGCTTCGGGCGCCGGATGAGCCGGAATATCTTGAGATTGCGCAGAATATCTGGCTCGGAGAGGGCTTTGTTTTGAACAAACAGCCGACTGCCTATCGCGATATGCTCGTGCCGTATATGGTCGCTGCTACAATGTCCGTTGGCGGTGGGGACTTCAAACTCTTCTATTACGTGCAGTTGGTTCTGAGTTTGGCGACGGGACTGCTGCTCTATCTCGTCGCCCGCAAGCGGTTCTCCGAGAATATAGCGTATCTCGTGTGTGCGGTCTGGATGCTTTATCCCGCAGCTGCGGTGTTTTCCTCGCTTCTCCTCACGGAAACTGTATTCACATTCTTCTGGGTGCTGGCCATCTGGCTGCATGACCGGATGGATGAAAGGGGCTACACGATCACCGACGCGATTATGTTGGGTGCCGTGCTGGGATTGCTGTGTCTGACCCGCGCCGCCGGCGCAATTCTATTGGCAACGGTGTTTATCTATGTGTTCCTGATTCGTCACGAGACTCCGTTCGCCTTGCGCGCGCGCGCAGTGTCCATTGTTCTGCTTGCGGCAATCGTCGTCATGCTCCCGTGGATGATTCGTAATCAGGTTGTGGCAGACCGCTTTGCCCTGAATACCAACGGCGGCATCAATCTGCTGATTGGTAATAATCCGTATGCGACTGGAGCCTACATCTTTGACGAGCGCGTCCAAAGGCTGATTCCCGATGAAGCGCGCAGCGAAGCACAGCGCGACGTCGCGGCGACAAGTGCGGCGACTGACTACGCTCGAGGCCATGTGCGCGCGACGCTGCAAAACTGGCCGACGAAGTTCGCCTATCTCTGGTCCACCGATATGGCGATGCTGGCGCACTTTGCTCCCGTGCGCGGGGCGACGCTTGCCGAAACACTGCACAAGCAGCCTCTTGGTGCATTGGTTCTAATGTCAATTCCGTTTGCGATTCTGGTTTTGCTGGGTTTATCCGGCTTCTATTTGGTCAAGAAATTTCCCGCACGCGGATTCTTCATTCTGCAGCTTTGGCTCACAGCGCTCGCAGCATTCGTGAGCTATGGTTTGCCGCGCTATCACTTTCCCGTTATGCCCGCAGTGATTCTGGGTATGGCCGCTTATGTCGAACATCAACCATGGAACAGTGCTCCGCAATGGCGCAGACTTTCGCTTCTGCTCGCAATCGGAATCTTCATGGGAATCTGGATGTTTGAGTCAGTAAAAATCATCGGATGGATGTGA
- a CDS encoding metal-dependent transcriptional regulator — protein sequence MMNYNGNGNGKPYTNGNGSKPGKFSKNNIEGLTATRENYLRTLYQLSRGTDGVRLTDLARAEGVRLPTARHAVNCLRDLGLASQENYGKIQLTADGERIGQQICDRFDLTRKFLVEVLGVEAQAAEREASTMEHHLEENTLERLAAFVKHVTNCNGGEYASPDCLVNLRITMEEQNRMAG from the coding sequence ATGATGAACTACAACGGCAATGGAAACGGCAAGCCGTATACGAACGGCAACGGTAGCAAGCCGGGCAAGTTCTCGAAAAACAATATTGAGGGTCTGACAGCGACGCGCGAAAACTATTTGCGCACGTTGTATCAGCTTTCGCGTGGAACAGATGGCGTGCGCTTAACGGATCTTGCGCGCGCGGAGGGCGTCCGGTTGCCGACGGCACGGCACGCAGTCAACTGTTTGCGAGACCTCGGTTTAGCGTCACAAGAGAACTATGGTAAGATTCAACTTACGGCAGACGGTGAACGAATTGGCCAGCAGATTTGCGACAGGTTTGATCTGACGCGCAAGTTTCTGGTGGAGGTTTTGGGGGTTGAAGCACAGGCCGCGGAGCGCGAAGCCTCTACGATGGAGCACCACTTAGAAGAAAACACGCTGGAGCGCCTGGCCGCATTTGTGAAGCATGTGACGAACTGTAATGGCGGGGAGTATGCCAGTCCGGATTGCCTCGTAAACCTGCGCATCACAATGGAAGAACAGAACCGCATGGCGGGCTGA
- a CDS encoding carboxymuconolactone decarboxylase family protein gives MSTLVADFEAYRARMNQRILGEDHQAVKRFFGVDTLTYQDGALDRRTKEMLGLVSSLVLRCDDCVRYHILECRKLGVSVPEFFDIFSVGLVVGGSIVIPHMRRGVEFLDEVIAGENQNTV, from the coding sequence ATGTCTACTCTCGTCGCAGACTTCGAAGCCTACCGCGCGCGGATGAATCAGCGCATCCTCGGTGAAGACCATCAGGCAGTCAAACGCTTTTTCGGTGTGGACACGCTTACCTATCAGGACGGCGCGCTGGACCGCAGAACAAAAGAGATGCTCGGACTCGTCTCGTCGCTGGTGCTGCGCTGCGACGACTGCGTGCGCTATCACATTCTCGAATGCCGCAAGCTTGGAGTCTCCGTGCCCGAGTTTTTTGATATCTTCTCCGTGGGCTTGGTGGTGGGCGGTTCGATTGTCATTCCGCACATGCGGCGCGGCGTTGAATTTCTCGATGAGGTCATCGCGGGGGAAAACCAAAATACTGTATAA
- a CDS encoding O-methyltransferase, with the protein MTQELWGEVDNYLEALFVKHDEVLEAVIHEQEAEGLPAIQVSPLEGKLLQIMTAAMNAKYVLEIGTLGGYSAILLARAIPADGRVITLEVDAKHAEVAKRALARAGVERKVEVLIGPALETLPKLQSEGHVFDVVFIDADKENNVHYVQWALRMSRPGTLIVVDNVIREGDILNAQSDSPMTQGVRRMNDYLRNEPRLQVTALQTVGSKGYDGMCFMLVRE; encoded by the coding sequence ATGACACAGGAACTCTGGGGCGAGGTGGACAACTATCTTGAAGCACTCTTTGTCAAACACGACGAGGTGCTTGAAGCGGTAATCCACGAACAGGAGGCGGAAGGACTTCCCGCGATTCAAGTTTCTCCGTTGGAAGGGAAGCTGCTGCAGATCATGACCGCCGCCATGAACGCCAAATATGTGCTGGAAATCGGCACGCTCGGTGGTTATAGTGCGATTCTGCTGGCCCGTGCGATTCCCGCCGACGGCCGAGTGATCACACTTGAAGTCGATGCGAAGCATGCCGAGGTTGCAAAGCGCGCCTTGGCTCGGGCGGGAGTCGAGCGCAAGGTGGAAGTGCTGATCGGCCCCGCATTGGAAACGCTGCCGAAGCTGCAGAGCGAGGGGCACGTGTTCGACGTCGTGTTCATTGATGCCGACAAGGAGAACAACGTGCATTATGTGCAATGGGCACTGCGAATGTCGCGTCCCGGCACATTGATTGTCGTGGATAATGTGATTCGTGAGGGGGACATTCTCAACGCGCAGAGTGATTCACCAATGACTCAGGGTGTGCGCCGGATGAATGATTATCTGCGCAATGAGCCGCGCCTGCAAGTGACGGCTTTGCAAACAGTCGGTTCAAAGGGCTACGACGGCATGTGCTTCATGCTGGTGAGAGAATAG
- a CDS encoding T9SS type A sorting domain-containing protein, with translation METTDKIEPRSTDHSFIGNAYPNPFNSVVTIEFVVRLEQEIALEIFDLTGRLVASVFNGRINAGVHIRDWHPQSLSSGLYFARLRGADGARSTAKLMYLK, from the coding sequence TTGGAAACAACTGACAAAATTGAACCGCGCTCGACCGACCACAGTTTCATCGGAAATGCCTACCCGAATCCGTTTAACAGCGTGGTGACAATTGAATTTGTCGTGCGGCTTGAACAGGAGATTGCGCTGGAGATTTTTGATTTAACGGGCCGGTTGGTGGCATCAGTATTTAACGGCAGAATCAACGCGGGTGTGCACATTCGAGACTGGCACCCGCAGTCGCTTTCAAGCGGATTGTATTTTGCGCGACTACGAGGAGCGGACGGCGCGAGGTCTACAGCGAAACTCATGTATCTGAAGTAG
- a CDS encoding DUF1330 domain-containing protein, giving the protein MAYKRIMAMQILDIQRYSAYRDQMTPILAEYDGCFEYDFTIPEVLKKCCDVEINRLFMITFPTRQQSVDFFTDPRYLEIRKTYFESSVGSVTQIAEFEER; this is encoded by the coding sequence ATGGCGTATAAGCGTATCATGGCGATGCAGATTCTTGACATCCAGCGCTATTCGGCGTATCGCGATCAAATGACGCCGATTCTCGCGGAGTACGACGGATGTTTTGAATACGACTTTACGATTCCGGAAGTGTTGAAGAAGTGCTGCGATGTCGAAATCAACCGGCTCTTCATGATTACCTTTCCCACCCGACAGCAGTCGGTGGACTTTTTCACGGATCCGCGCTATTTGGAGATTCGCAAGACCTATTTTGAAAGTTCCGTAGGAAGCGTGACGCAGATTGCGGAGTTTGAAGAGAGATAA
- a CDS encoding aminotransferase class I/II-fold pyridoxal phosphate-dependent enzyme, whose amino-acid sequence MEDSKLRDAIEQFYLRYGFGTRCLHAGEKVGQPKLKSHTNAIFATSTFTFDNAEEGADLFARRTSGYVYTRLGNPTVVVAEAKLNALEGRDVKLANPESCIASLLYSSGMGAIAGLSFALLHPGDVLLRGETLYGSTDDFFQTMLPKFGVQSIIVDTGKLDELKAAIEKYPQAKMLFFETPTNPLLELTDIEEAIRVVREVNPEIVVTVDNTFATPYLQQPLSLGADVVMHSTTKYLSGHGALIGGSLTTKHEWIKEELYHTMKDTGACPSPFDTWLLNMGMKTLPLRMDRHCANAQAIAEWLQRHPKVSHVYYPGLPGFPQYRLAQKQMRLPGGMISFEIAGDYEASKRLLNSVHVHTLAVSLGCVDSLIQHPASMTHASMTPEARAHAGITDNLIRLSVGIEEVDDLINDLDHALSKI is encoded by the coding sequence ATGGAAGATTCTAAATTACGAGACGCTATTGAACAGTTCTATTTACGTTATGGGTTCGGCACTCGCTGTCTGCATGCGGGCGAGAAGGTCGGGCAGCCAAAACTAAAGAGTCACACCAACGCCATATTTGCGACGTCCACCTTCACCTTCGACAACGCCGAAGAGGGGGCGGATTTGTTCGCGCGTCGCACGTCCGGATATGTGTACACGCGGCTGGGCAATCCGACCGTGGTGGTCGCCGAAGCGAAGTTAAATGCCTTGGAAGGCCGCGACGTCAAACTTGCTAACCCTGAGAGCTGCATCGCTTCGCTTCTTTACTCCTCGGGAATGGGCGCAATTGCCGGACTATCCTTCGCACTACTGCATCCGGGTGACGTGCTGCTGCGCGGCGAAACGCTGTACGGTTCGACCGACGATTTCTTTCAAACGATGCTGCCGAAATTCGGTGTGCAGTCGATAATCGTGGATACCGGAAAACTCGACGAACTGAAAGCGGCAATCGAGAAGTATCCGCAGGCGAAGATGCTGTTCTTTGAGACGCCGACCAACCCGCTGCTCGAGCTAACCGATATCGAAGAAGCTATTCGAGTCGTACGCGAAGTCAACCCGGAAATTGTGGTCACGGTGGACAACACGTTTGCGACTCCCTACTTGCAGCAACCGCTGTCGCTCGGCGCAGACGTCGTCATGCACAGCACCACAAAGTATCTTTCCGGTCATGGCGCGCTGATCGGCGGGTCGCTGACCACCAAGCACGAGTGGATCAAGGAGGAACTCTATCACACGATGAAAGACACCGGCGCGTGTCCGTCGCCGTTCGACACGTGGCTGCTCAATATGGGTATGAAAACGTTGCCGTTGCGCATGGACAGACACTGCGCCAACGCGCAGGCGATTGCCGAATGGCTGCAGCGTCATCCGAAAGTTTCACACGTCTATTATCCCGGACTGCCGGGGTTTCCGCAGTATCGTCTTGCGCAGAAGCAGATGCGTCTGCCCGGCGGGATGATTTCGTTTGAGATTGCAGGCGACTACGAGGCGTCCAAGCGTTTGCTGAACAGCGTGCACGTCCACACGCTGGCGGTGAGTCTGGGCTGCGTGGACTCGTTGATTCAGCATCCGGCTTCCATGACACACGCCTCGATGACCCCAGAAGCCCGCGCGCATGCCGGTATCACCGACAATCTGATCAGATTGTCCGTCGGCATCGAGGAGGTCGACGATCTGATCAATGATCTGGATCACGCGCTGTCCAAGATTTGA